From the genome of Caloenas nicobarica isolate bCalNic1 chromosome 14, bCalNic1.hap1, whole genome shotgun sequence:
ATCTGGGGCTTGGACGACTGATGGGATGTTTGGGGATAAAGTCAGAGTTCTTATGATGAAGCTGCATGTAGGACTGCCTGTAGGCTCTTTATGTTAACATGACCCAGCACAAACAGCACAGGGCTCCAACAACCATCACATCTCTACAGCAGCCCTGAAACAGCTGACAGGCCTTGAACATACCAAATAAGCAAGAGAGAGCAGCCTTGGGTGCTTATCCACAAAGTTTATTACAAAACTATGTAATGCCactgtagttaaaaaaaaataaaaatccctgatttcatttttctttgccagGCTTCACCCTTCTCCCTGCGGCTACACTGCAGTTCTCCAGCTACTGCTGACGATGACTTGCCATGCAGGAGTGTGTTCACATTAACTTGTTACAGCAGTGGCTCAAAATTCAGCATTAGGTCACATTAAAATTGGAAGAAAACACTTATAAAAACCTCTTTCAGTTCTAAAACAGGTAGGTAAAAGTTAAATATCTGTAGGAAAGGCCTCACACTGTGGAAATCTTTGAACTCTTCCTGTACAAGTTTtcttgatctgaaagaaaaagcacaaaataggAATGTTAATCAGTTAAATTCCTTCCCAGGAAGAGCAGATTAGGTGATGAGGAGCTAGCACCACATTCCCTGGGGCTTGCTTCTTAATTCAGTGGCCTTGGCTGATGCAGCCCTGGACTAACATCAGATCTGTCTCTGTATCAAGGCTTAATCTTGGAGGTGCCTCATGGACAAAACAGCCACCACTTACTGCCACAGGCCCAAGGCAATAGAACTATAAGCtgctttctgaaaaggaaaagatacaGCCCAgagctgtaaaagaaaaaaggaccaGACTGCATCCATCTGCATTTTGTTAGCACATCCACACCCCTGCAGACTGTTCAGCTTTTGCCTTATTAGCCCTTGTTTTGTTCCTCTAAGGACAAGCATCACCACAAGAAGTTGAGGAAACACATGCTGTAACACAGGCTAAGCCTGGCTTTGTGTAGCACTGGACTGGTCTCTATATAGGGAATACTGAAGGGCCAGtgctctgcaccccaaaaagcCCCAAGGTCTCACCGTAGAGATTTCACAGACCATGTTGCTCTGTCCTCACCTCCTgactgctgcctgcagcacccacAGGCAGGGCATCAGCACTATCCTGCTCCTGtgcccccagcagcacagcggGACAAGCGCTTTGTGCTGTTGCAGTCTAAGGTACTGGCACTTACTTAGGGCACCATTTTGATATCCACAGAGTCATAAGCTGAAACTTTCATCTTTTCCAGTGGTTTCTTGAAGAGCTGCCGCAGGGCCCCGTAGTCAGGCTTCTCCTCATACTCTAGTGCCATTACTTGCTGCAGGTAGTTCAGCAGTGCATCTGCAAAGCAAGGAACATCACTGCAGCACAGGAATGCCAATTGTCCTTACAAAGCTGGCGAATGCCCTTAGACTGCTTTCCCTGGAAACAGTTCACTCACTTGCCTCGGCCAGCTgcagagacaggaaaataaagccaAAGACTAATACAAAGCTCAAATACAGGATGGGGAAATGGCCTCTAGCCccaaattttgcatttttaaagccaCCAGAACAGTTGCCTCTCCAAGCAAGGCTCATGAACACAGAAAACGGATAGCAGCCCTCCTTGTTttgctgtaaagaaaacaagGGAATTGTTTGCAGGAGGAGCCTGTCAACCAGTCCATTCAATGCCTGGTCACCATTGCCACTGGAAGCCATCCTGGACTAGCACCCCAATGTAGAGAAGGTTCTAGCTTCAGGTACAGTCAGTCATTCTTCCTCAAGTCACACTGTCACAGAGAGGAAGCCCATACCTGGAATGGATTTCTGCCTGAAGCACAGTTGGAGAAGGCATTTCACATCCCCTCTGTACCTGGAATAATCAGCGCAGAGTGCTGTCAGATGAAAAGCAATGGAGCAGGCACCCAAACAGCCTGTCTTTGGCAACAGTgacaaaaaaaatgctgaattcaGAGGGTCACATTCTAAACGCAGCAGAAACCAGGGTTCAAACACCCTTTGGCCCGGCTCAGCCTTTACAGTGGGATTTACCCACAGCGTACTATGACTCAATGATTTCAGCCACAAAAcctctctcatttctttctgctgagcATTTCCCAAAAGAGTAGACGATTTGTCctacttttccttcttctccatcACAGTTTCTACTTTGTCCAGCTCATCAGACCAAGGTAAGAAGCCACAGAGCCATTGCAGAAGACAGTAGCCCAGAGACTCCAAGTCACTCCGTCGAGATGGTCCTGATGGGAAGGAAGAGATATTCACGAGTGAAAAAATAAGGGTTTGGGAGCCATCTCAGAAGAGGCCCAGGCTATTGCCCCTCCTCCAAAGGGAAGTAAAGACTCCAGCACTTGCTGCACAACCTTGGAAGTCTCTATTTGAGGTGCCCCTTCTGTAAAATAGGTAGCTTCATGTCTAAAGAGCAGAAGTACAGAAATGCAAGAGCTTCATTAAGATGTGCTCTAGGATATCAATACTTCTGGGAGCCTGCTAACTCACAGTTGAGGAATCACCTCCCAGCCTCTGGAGGAAGATTTACCCAGTCTGAACACTGGGAGAGAAGAATCACATCCCAGCCAGGAGAGGAACTGGCTCATTTAAATGCCTTTCCAGCTCTCATTGCTTCAAGGTCAGAGCAGAGCCTGCTGCAAATCTGTTTTGGGCAGGGATCCAGTCTGGCTTGGAAAAGATCCCTGCAAAGCCAGCACGAAGCAGCCCTGTTTTCTATGCCTCGCATGCCTGCAAGCAGCCAAGGCTCCAGATGGAGCAGGAACATCCCCACACCTCTTGCTGCACTCGCTGGGTGACCTGGCAAGTCCCAACACAGCAGCCCAGGGAGAGGCAAGTGTAAAGAGCCCAGATAGAACTTGGTTCCAGATGCCTGTGAATGCCTGGAAAGCAGCAACAATAGAAATGCCAGCAGGGAGCCCTAGCTCCAGAGAGCACTGCTACATCACTGCTCTAGCTGAGCTTTGCTGGCTGGTGTTAGAAACAGAGACTCACCTGCTCCCTTGTGGCTGTCCAGACTGATAAACTCTATTGTGCCTTCATGAGGGGTCCTGCTGCCTTCGCGCTGAGCCACATGCTTCCCGCCTGGGCAATACCGGAACGCAAAGCAATAGCCTGCTAGGGTCACCTGGAAGTCATCAAGAAGTGTGTAACATCTGAGTGTGTGTGAGGTGTGAATTCTGCTTACAGCACAGCCTGCAATCCCACACTGCAGCAGGTGCCTGAGCACCACACGGACTGCACTGCTCCCCTGCCCAGCAGCGGGAACCTGAGTCTTGCTCTGTCCCAGTGCACAAACCCACCTTCAGTGCCATTTCCTCGCAGCACCACTCCTCCTCCCTACCTGTGTGAGGTCTGCTGGGTTCAAATAGATGTTCTCAGCTGTGATGTCCCCATGCACATACTCATTTTCATGAATGTACTCCAGGCAGTCTAGCTAGGAGTAAAGAGAAGAGGTGAACATACCAGAACCACACAGATTCCTTCAGTGCCCTGGCTATCACTGAGCtggaccctccccagctccccacggCTGTGCAGAGGAGCACAAAAACCACCATGTCTCACAGCCTCTAATGTTCAAGTGTCAGGTTTCTCTCATTCTCCTTACCCCAAATTCCTTCAATATTGCTCAAAAGATGCTACTCAAGTTTAcaacaggcttgagaggtgcTACTTAAAGACTCCAGCCAACCCCCAGATCAGCtttaaaacacctttaaaaGATCCAGAAGAAAGTTACAGGTCTTTTCTGAAAAAGGTCTCTAAGAAAGTATTGGTTTTCTACATACCAGCCGGACCACAATCTGAAAAGCTGCCTTCTCCCTCAGCACGTGTAAGCCATCATTCAGGACTGACTGAAGAGTTCGCCCTAAGTCAGAGAACACCAAAAACCTACAAGAGACAAGGGCTTAGCACTTAGCAGTACCCACCTGATTTGGACACCCTGCAACTCCCCTTCAACTCTCAGGTGACCTGGGCCAACATTTCCTCAACTTTTGATAGGGGAAAACTCCTTGAAAAGGAGAAACATGCTGAACTCATGTTGCAGACATATAGTCTGAGGCTTGTAAGGCAGGAATAAGGTGTCCCCTGACCTGAGCAGCAAAAAGCAATGACTTCACAAGCAACACAAGGACTGAAGGAAACAGGATAACAAGAGAGGCAAAACACTTGTTTATAAATGAGATAGGAGCAGCGCATAAGGTCAGGAGCCCAGGGGACAATGAGAAAAGGAATAGCAGACagcaaggagaggagagggaaagccCAAGAAGATGGCAGCCGCAGACAAAagagctcagctgtgcccttCAAAGAATCACCTCACCTGTAGCTATCTCCATGCAGCCCAAAGCCAACACAATTGGGGATTCCCAGCAACGGCAGAGAGTGCCACTTCTTCCACTTCTCCACTagaaggggagagaagaggacacCGTGTGGCAGATGCTGCTAAGGAGCTCTAGAATGAAGCAGCTCCTTCAGGGATGCTCTTTCCCCGAAGGccggctctgccctgggcagctcaCAGCTGGAAGCCTGTCCCAGAAATGCCAGTGTAATGTGCTGGGGTATTGGCATGTCAATGGACGTAGCACCACAGAGGAACAATAAGACAGACAGGACCTAGGGAATACCTGAGCAAGTGAGGGCAGGTGGTTGCCATAGGGCTAAGTAAAAGaagtggggagagagagggatggagaagcAGATTTTTACGGTCCTCCCAGAAGCACGAGTTTGACATGAAGGCCTCCATCAGCCCTGCTCAAAAACCTGCCCACATTCTctggccagctctgctcttgctcAGGCTTCTGGGTCAATGGAGTAAACACCAGACAGCAGCTGACAGAAACACTCATGGAACGGGCACAGGAGAGGGGGCCAAGGCAGGTCAGGCTGTGGGGAACAGCTACCAGGGAGATCAAGGCAAAGCATGGGTAGAGCAAGAAAGCTTCAAAATGCCAATACTGTGGGGTTTCCTAAGGTACACAGAGACTCTTGGGGGAGCAGGCTCTTGGCCAAACTGCTCAGCACTCTGGCACCAACCACACAGCAAATTAGTTTATTCCAGCCTGGCCTTCCGAGAGACTCACACAACAGATGAGAGAGGGATGCCAGTTTTCCTAACAAGCAGCCTAGCCCTTGCCCTTCCAAGAAGCACCAACCTGTGCCTGACTTTGCAGCTCGCTGGAAGAAGTTCTGTTCATTGTAGATCTTGCCATCTTTGACATCCtaaagagaacagaaaggagGAATGTTACTTCAGCCACAAACACCCTGCTAGAAAAGGAAACTTGGGCAAGAATGCTAAAAGACCTTCGCTactcattttaaagaaactaaCAACCCTTCCCCCCCAAATCAAATACCAGATCAGCAACAGAACTGAGAAGAGAGCTCAGGTCTTTTGGTTCGTTATTTAATGCTGAGCCTAACGACCACATAAACTCTCAGCATCAGCACAGAACAAGGAAGCGGCTGTCTCGCATGGGACATTTCAAGCACTACCACTTATAACTGTCTGTGGGTTAAAAGCACCTGGACAACACACACTATCTGGCAACCTAGAGTGAGCTCTAGGCCCAAAGCTATTATTTAGAAGCAGCCAGAGGCAACCTTCTCATCCATGGCACAGATGAGGTTATTTCTGCAAATAGGCAAGTCCCAGTGAAGAAccataacattttattttagctgtcAGAAAGTGAGACAAGTAAGAAAGTCTGTATTTGTGATACTCCAGTGTCTGGGTAGTATGCTGACATCTTACAATCTATCTTTTTAAATCAGCAAGCATTACTGCCCTTTTACTACTGCTGTTATCAAGTGACCTGAAATGCATATAGTTTACAATCAGTATGTATGTGTTTGCCTACACACATGTGGagatatatatatctatctcCAGCATTCTGCAAGATAACTTAGGACAGATGCTATTATGCATGGGAGGAGGTAGCGGTTTTCTATTCTGCCTGGTTTGATACCAAAGGCCCTACCCACAACTGGCTGAGGTAGCTGGAGGATCAGCAGGCTCCAGACAACACAGATGACCACATCCCAGAGGATATTTTATTCTGCACCTTGCCTGGTGAGCCAATCTGAGCCATCGAACCCAGGAGCCAAAAGGCTCTTTGTGCCCTATCACACCCTGCAGCCCTCTGCAAGGGCTGGGCTCAACTATCAGAAGGCTACACAGCAAAACACCAAAAGATGCCACAGGAGCAAAACACAGGAGTTGGGAGCACTGCGTACAGAAGTGATTACAGTTCCCCACCTACTTCCTGGTTCTAGTTTTGTGGCATTTAGCTGTCTTTTCACATTAACACTGTATTCTTTCTCCATCCTCTTAAATGTCTCCTCTGACAAAAGGGCAAATGATTTTTCAAGTGTCCACAAGAGTAGGCACCACCAGGTCCCTCACAGAGCCATTAGTCACCACTGGTCTTCCCACCCGCGAGCAGTCCCCAAGAGCCGCAGCAGACAAGAAAACAGTCTTTTTGCTCTAGTTTGTGACTTAATGAAAATCAAACTGAATTTCCATTGCAGAACAGCTGTTACTGGAAATAGCGTGTTTCTGGAGAACCCAAGTTATTGTCAAGTGCCTAGAAAGCTGGATAATTACTGTTTGATTTAAAGATGTGCTCTGGCCTTACAGAGCTTCTCAGTGCTGGTTCACTGTACTCCCTCAGCACAGCCACCAAGTTCTAACCTCTCCAGTTTCCCCAGACTTCAGGAAGGTATGTGCACACTTGccatacaaaacaaaaaaaaagaaagaggtcTGACGCTGATAAATCAAGATCTCTACCTTACAACACCAAATTCAGTTTTGAAGATTACTGAGCTTGGTGGATTGAAGAGGCAACCTTCTGGGATGaaggcttttcatttttaaaattctcataTAGTTTTCTTCACACCTTTAGTGGAAGAGTCAACTGCTACTGAAATCCAAGTGTGACACTCTCAAGAAGTTACAGTCATCTCCTCAGCTAGACGGGGCTTCTGTGACCACTTTCTCTGAATTCCTCAGACACTCTGGGCCTTAGAGGCCAAATGAGTCAGGCCCTGGACACAACACACTATGCACTATTCCTTACCCAACAGATGAAAACTCACAAGTTTGAGGGAGTATCTTTGCTTTTGAGGACTGGTTCCTCCAGATGCTGACTGTGCTGTGGAAGGATGGAACAGATGTGGTTACAGGAGCATGGACAAGAAGTATCATCAAACACAGCCTGCACAGCTGGCTTTTACTTAGCCTCTGCTTCTTTCACTCGGCCTTTGCAAAAGCATCTTCTATGACAGCATCTTCCCAGATTACTACAAAATAATTCTTACCCGGCTCCTGAAGCACAGCACCCCTGACATGCTTTGAGTGCAGTTCTGATTAAGTCACAGAAGCATCTAGGCATGGCTACAGTAGTGGGGTGCTTTGAAAATGGCATGTAAAGAACAAATCATTAGTTGAATCTGAAATGCACTCCCAAATTCATTTGCTGAGCATTCCCTACAGCTCACTGCATAGTTTGTCAACTCTGTCAGAGATGACAAagtccctcctgctctgcatgGACATTAGAGTTATATGTGGCCTTCCTCCTCCAAAAAGATTTGCACCCATCACCTGGCCTTGGGGTAGTTGCTCTTGTCCTGCTCTTAGACTGAGGGCTGTACACAGGTTACGTGTTGTTCATCACCCAAAAGGTGCTTCTATAAAGGCACCCTCCCCGATAAcgacatagatttttttttaacatcataTCTTTTTAAAGACATCGGTGGATGCCAAGACTTTGTTACACAACGACGTAAGTAACTAAAAAGAAACTAAAGTCAAGTATCCGGTAAAGTTTACTAATGGAGAAAATTCCTCCTGAAGACTGTTTCCAAGTTAACAATGGAGAATAAGATTGaaatttttcctttggaagTTTACAATTAGACTGCAGAGAAAAGATCGGCAGCCACTAAACAGTTGAGAAGCAACCCAGATGATTTAGCTGCTTTCTTCTGGCCTCCAAAACAGGCTGGGACTTCTGAGCTGACATTTAGCCAATACCAACACCACCTACAATAAAGGAACTCCTGTATGGTGCCAACAGCATTTAGGTTTTGAGcctaaaaaccagaaaaaaagtatgGCCCCTAATGATTTGCATTCTGTCAATTAACGGAGCAGCCCAGCATCCGCTTGATCTTACACCAATGGCAGCATCTGAGCTGGGATGCCCAGTGCGGGAATGCCAGACCCCAGGGGCCAGCTGGTCACTGCCATGCTGGAGGACACCTGCAGTGCCATCACCTCCGCGCTGCACCGCCTGTTCGCGGCAGGGTCTGTCAGTTTAGGGCTGTCCCAACAGCCACCACCGAACACAGACAGTGGCTGCAGGCCCCTACGAGAtggccagcccagcagctcctgccctgaccccggccctgcccgcagcccaCCCTCCACCCCCGGCCTCCCAGGCAGaccggccccgctcccgggaccccgcccgccccggcccccacAGCACCTTCGTACATCAGCCCGCAGCCGCTCTGCTCCAGGAGCCGGCCCAGCCTCCACTGCCGGCCGCCCTGGTCCGTCAGCACCGCGTCCGCCGGGAGCGGcaccgccgggccgggccgcgcctTGCGGGGCGAGCGGGAGCTGGGCCCCGCTGCCAGGGAGCGCCGGGCTGGGCCGGCCGCGGGGCTCCGGGCctgctgcggcggcggcggggccggcggtgTCTGCTCCGTCTCCTTCTCCGGCGGGGGCAGCCTCTGGCCGCAGGCCGGGCAGAAGCGGAAGGCGGGCTCCACGCCGCGCCCGCACTGCGGGCAGAACCGGCTCGGCCTGCGGGCACAGCGGGGACAGCTGTCAGCGACCACCCGCGCCCCaccgggccgccccgccccacATCCCACCCcggcaccaccaccacctcgGGGAGGCGCCGGCCCCCTCCGGCCCCGGCTGCTCGGGCCCCGGCTGCTCCGGCCCCGCCGGTCCCCGCCGCCCGCGGGTCCGCCGCCCGCGGCCCGACATGCCCGGGAGCCGGACAgcagccgcccgccccgcgcacgCGCCGGCACCGCCCACCGCTCGCGCATGCGCGCACCCGCCCTCCACCTCCCCAGGTGCGGCGGCGTCTGCGCATGCGCTGGAGCTCCCGCAGCgcgcggcggccccggcagGTGGCGCGCGGCCCGGGGCGGTTCCGCGGCtgccccggggcggggccgctCTGCGCCGGCCGAGCGGCGGGGGCCGGAGGGCAGCCGGCAGCGGGCAGGCCGCGCTTGGGAAGCCTgggccggggagggggcaggCGGCGCCCCGGCGGAGCGGGCTCCCtcaggcaggagctggacgTGTCTCCAGTGCTTCCCTGTGGCGTTTGTTATTTAAACGACGCCATCGAGCTACTTAAAAACGACCTTACGACTACAGAACAGGTTCTCACAAGTTAATGAGTGCTGGAGTTAATCACTCGCATAGGGCTGGGAGGGGTAACTGTACGTTCAGCATACATGTGTGCGTATACCATCCCTTACATACGCCGTACACCTACAAGCCTCAAGCGTGCACCAATATATTACCGTAAAAGAAGTGTAGATGAGCTCAGGCTTT
Proteins encoded in this window:
- the VRK3 gene encoding serine/threonine-protein kinase VRK3 gives rise to the protein MSGRGRRTRGRRGPAGPEQPGPEQPGPEGAGASPRPSRFCPQCGRGVEPAFRFCPACGQRLPPPEKETEQTPPAPPPPQQARSPAAGPARRSLAAGPSSRSPRKARPGPAVPLPADAVLTDQGGRQWRLGRLLEQSGCGLMYEAQSASGGTSPQKQRYSLKLDVKDGKIYNEQNFFQRAAKSGTVEKWKKWHSLPLLGIPNCVGFGLHGDSYRFLVFSDLGRTLQSVLNDGLHVLREKAAFQIVVRLLDCLEYIHENEYVHGDITAENIYLNPADLTQVTLAGYCFAFRYCPGGKHVAQREGSRTPHEGTIEFISLDSHKGAGPSRRSDLESLGYCLLQWLCGFLPWSDELDKVETVMEKKEKYRGDVKCLLQLCFRQKSIPDALLNYLQQVMALEYEEKPDYGALRQLFKKPLEKMKVSAYDSVDIKMVP